From Flavobacterium alkalisoli, the proteins below share one genomic window:
- the rpoB gene encoding DNA-directed RNA polymerase subunit beta yields the protein MITNQTERLNFASTKNIPAYPDFLDIQVKSFKDFFQLETKSDERGNEGLYNTFMENFPITDTRNQFVLEFLDYFVDPPRYTIEECIDRGLTYSVPLKARLKLYCTDPEHEDFETIVQDVYLGTIPYMTPSGTFVINGAERVVVSQLHRSPGVFFGQSFHANGTKLYSARVIPFKGSWIEFATDINNVMYAYIDRKKKLPVTTLFRAIGFERDKDILEIFDLAEEVKVSKTGLKKYIGRRLAARVLNTWHEDFVDEDTGEVVSIERNEIILDRDTLIDKDNVEEIIDSNVKSILLHKEDNNQADYAIIHNTLQKDPTNSEKEAVEHIYRQLRNAEPPDEETARGIIDKLFFSDQRYNLGEVGRYRMNKKLNLDIPMDKQVLTKEDIITIVKYLIELINSKAEIDDIDHLSNRRVRTVGEQLSAQFGVGLARMARTIRERMNVRDNEVFTPIDLINAKTLSSVINSFFGTNQLSQFMDQTNPLAEITHKRRLSALGPGGLSRERAGFEVRDVHYTHYGRLCPIETPEGPNIGLISSLGVYAKVNGMGFIETPYRKVENGKVDLESEPVYLSAEEEEGKLIAQANIEMNEKGDITAERVIAREEGDFPVVEPSVVHYTDVAPNQIASISASLIPFLEHDDANRALMGSNMMRQAVPLLRPDSPIVGTGLERQVASDSRVLINAEGNGVVEYVDANEITIKYDRTDRERSVSFDTDDKTYKLIKFRKTNQSTSINLKPIVRRGDRVVKGQVLCEGYATQNGELALGRNLQVAFMPWKGYNFEDAIVISEKVVRDDIFTSIHVDDYSLEVRDTKLGNEELTNDIPNVSEEATKDLDENGMIRIGAEVKPGDILIGKITPKGESDPTPEEKLLRAIFGDKAGDVKDASLKASPSLHGVVLDKKLFARAVKDKRKRTKDKDDLTKLEMEFEVKFNELKDRLIDKLFNIVNGKTSQGVMNDLGEEVLPKGKKYTQKMLYAVEDFAHLTKGQWTTDDETNAMVNDLIHNYKIKLNDLQGALRREKFTITVGDELPSGILKLAKVYIAKKRKLKVGDKMAGRHGNKGIVAKIVRQEDMPFLEDGTPVDIVLNPLGVPSRMNIGQIYETVLGWAGMKLGKKFATPIFDGASLDQINKLTDEAGIPRFGHTYLYDGGTGERFHQAATVGVIYMLKLGHMVDDKMHARSIGPYSLITQQPLGGKAQFGGQRFGEMEVWALEAYGASSTLREILTVKSDDVIGRAKTYEAIVKGETMPEPGLPESFNVLMHELKGLGLDIRLEE from the coding sequence ATGATAACAAATCAGACTGAGAGATTAAATTTTGCCTCTACGAAAAACATTCCTGCGTACCCTGACTTTCTGGATATTCAGGTTAAGTCTTTCAAGGATTTCTTTCAACTTGAAACTAAATCTGACGAAAGAGGCAACGAAGGTCTTTATAACACCTTCATGGAAAACTTTCCGATCACTGATACCAGAAATCAGTTTGTACTGGAGTTCCTTGACTACTTTGTTGATCCGCCTAGGTATACAATTGAGGAGTGTATAGACAGGGGGCTAACTTACAGCGTGCCATTAAAGGCAAGGTTAAAGCTGTACTGTACAGACCCTGAGCATGAGGATTTTGAGACAATTGTACAGGACGTATATTTAGGTACTATACCTTATATGACACCTAGCGGTACTTTTGTTATCAATGGTGCAGAGCGTGTAGTTGTATCTCAGTTACACAGATCACCGGGTGTTTTCTTCGGTCAATCCTTCCACGCAAACGGAACAAAATTATATTCTGCAAGGGTAATTCCTTTTAAAGGTTCCTGGATTGAGTTTGCAACCGATATCAACAATGTGATGTATGCTTACATCGACAGGAAGAAAAAGTTACCGGTTACAACATTATTCAGAGCAATTGGTTTTGAAAGGGATAAAGACATCCTTGAAATTTTTGACCTTGCTGAAGAGGTTAAGGTTTCTAAAACCGGTCTTAAGAAGTATATAGGCAGAAGGCTTGCTGCTCGTGTTCTTAACACGTGGCATGAAGACTTTGTGGATGAGGATACAGGAGAGGTAGTGTCTATTGAGCGTAATGAGATTATATTAGACAGGGATACTCTTATCGACAAAGATAATGTTGAGGAGATCATTGATTCTAATGTAAAATCTATTCTGTTACACAAAGAGGATAATAATCAGGCAGATTATGCTATTATCCATAATACTTTACAGAAAGACCCAACAAACTCAGAAAAAGAAGCTGTTGAGCATATATACCGTCAGCTGCGTAATGCAGAACCGCCTGATGAGGAAACGGCTCGTGGCATTATAGATAAATTGTTCTTCTCAGATCAGCGTTACAACTTAGGTGAAGTTGGTCGTTACAGAATGAACAAAAAACTAAATCTTGATATTCCTATGGATAAGCAGGTGCTTACCAAAGAGGATATCATTACTATCGTTAAATATCTAATCGAGCTTATCAACTCTAAAGCAGAGATTGATGATATCGACCACTTATCAAACCGTCGTGTAAGAACTGTAGGTGAACAACTTTCGGCTCAGTTTGGCGTTGGTTTAGCGCGTATGGCGAGAACCATCAGAGAGCGTATGAACGTTAGGGATAACGAGGTGTTTACACCAATTGACCTTATCAATGCTAAAACATTGTCGTCAGTTATCAACTCTTTCTTTGGTACTAACCAGCTATCTCAGTTTATGGACCAGACTAATCCATTAGCAGAGATTACACACAAAAGAAGATTGTCTGCATTAGGCCCTGGTGGTCTTTCGAGAGAGAGAGCAGGTTTCGAAGTGCGAGACGTTCACTATACGCATTACGGACGTTTATGTCCTATTGAAACGCCGGAGGGTCCAAACATTGGTTTGATCTCTTCTCTTGGTGTTTATGCTAAAGTAAACGGAATGGGCTTTATTGAAACACCTTACCGTAAAGTAGAAAACGGTAAAGTTGATTTAGAGTCAGAACCGGTTTATTTAAGTGCAGAGGAAGAAGAAGGTAAGCTTATTGCTCAGGCAAATATTGAGATGAATGAAAAAGGTGATATCACTGCCGAAAGGGTTATTGCCCGTGAGGAGGGTGACTTCCCGGTTGTTGAGCCATCTGTAGTACATTATACAGACGTTGCTCCTAACCAGATCGCTTCAATTTCAGCTTCATTAATTCCATTCCTTGAGCACGATGATGCTAACCGTGCGTTGATGGGATCAAACATGATGCGTCAGGCCGTACCATTGTTACGTCCTGATTCACCTATCGTTGGTACCGGTCTTGAGCGTCAGGTAGCGTCAGATTCAAGGGTACTTATCAATGCCGAAGGTAATGGTGTTGTTGAGTATGTTGATGCAAATGAGATTACTATTAAGTATGACAGAACAGATCGTGAGAGAAGCGTAAGCTTTGATACGGATGATAAAACATACAAACTTATCAAGTTCAGAAAAACTAACCAGAGTACAAGTATCAACCTTAAGCCTATCGTTAGAAGAGGTGACAGAGTTGTAAAAGGACAAGTACTTTGTGAAGGTTATGCAACACAAAACGGTGAGCTTGCTCTTGGTAGAAACCTTCAGGTGGCATTCATGCCTTGGAAAGGTTACAACTTTGAGGATGCGATTGTAATTTCTGAAAAAGTAGTTCGTGATGATATCTTTACATCTATCCACGTAGACGATTATTCACTAGAGGTAAGGGATACTAAATTAGGTAACGAAGAGTTAACCAACGATATTCCTAACGTAAGTGAAGAGGCTACTAAAGATCTTGATGAGAACGGTATGATCAGGATTGGTGCAGAAGTTAAACCTGGTGATATCCTTATCGGTAAGATTACTCCTAAAGGAGAATCTGACCCTACACCGGAAGAGAAGCTGTTAAGAGCTATCTTTGGTGATAAAGCGGGTGATGTTAAGGATGCTTCATTAAAAGCTTCTCCATCATTACATGGTGTTGTTCTTGATAAGAAATTATTTGCGAGAGCAGTAAAAGATAAACGCAAACGTACAAAAGATAAAGACGATTTAACTAAACTTGAAATGGAGTTTGAAGTTAAGTTCAATGAGCTTAAAGACAGACTTATCGATAAGTTATTTAATATCGTTAACGGAAAAACTTCTCAGGGAGTAATGAATGATCTTGGTGAGGAAGTATTACCAAAAGGTAAGAAATATACTCAGAAGATGCTTTATGCTGTTGAAGATTTCGCTCACTTAACTAAAGGACAGTGGACAACGGATGACGAAACCAATGCTATGGTTAACGACCTTATCCACAACTATAAAATTAAGCTGAACGACCTTCAGGGTGCATTAAGAAGAGAGAAATTCACTATTACTGTAGGGGATGAGCTTCCATCAGGAATTTTAAAACTTGCTAAAGTTTACATCGCTAAGAAACGTAAGCTTAAAGTGGGTGATAAAATGGCGGGTCGTCACGGTAACAAAGGTATTGTTGCTAAGATAGTTCGTCAGGAGGATATGCCATTCCTTGAAGACGGAACACCGGTAGATATCGTTCTTAACCCACTAGGGGTACCATCTCGTATGAACATTGGTCAGATTTATGAGACTGTTCTTGGATGGGCTGGTATGAAGTTAGGTAAGAAGTTTGCTACTCCTATTTTTGATGGTGCTTCGCTTGATCAGATCAACAAGCTTACCGATGAGGCTGGAATACCTCGTTTTGGTCACACTTATCTATATGATGGTGGTACCGGAGAGCGTTTCCACCAGGCAGCAACTGTAGGTGTTATCTACATGCTTAAACTGGGTCACATGGTAGATGATAAGATGCACGCACGTTCTATCGGTCCTTACTCGCTTATCACTCAGCAGCCTCTTGGAGGTAAAGCTCAGTTTGGTGGTCAGCGTTTTGGAGAGATGGAGGTATGGGCTCTTGAGGCATATGGTGCTTCTAGTACCTTAAGGGAGATACTGACTGTTAAATCGGATGACGTAATTGGTAGGGCTAAAACTTACGAGGCTATCGTTAAGGGTGAAACCATGCCGGAACCAGGATTGCCGGAATCATTCAACGTATTGATGCACGAGCTTAAAGGTCTTGGACTAGACATCAGATTAGAAGAATAA
- the rplL gene encoding 50S ribosomal protein L7/L12, translated as MADLKQFAEQLVNLTVKEVNELATILKDEYGIEPAAAAVAVAGPAGPGAEAAAEQTEFTVVLKDAGASKLAVVKAVKELTGLGLKEAKDLVDSAPANVKEGVAKDEAEGLKKSLEEAGAVVELK; from the coding sequence ATGGCAGATTTAAAACAATTCGCAGAACAATTAGTTAACTTAACAGTTAAAGAAGTTAACGAACTAGCTACAATATTAAAAGATGAGTATGGTATCGAGCCTGCAGCTGCTGCTGTAGCTGTTGCTGGTCCTGCTGGTCCTGGTGCTGAGGCTGCTGCTGAGCAAACAGAATTCACTGTAGTGCTTAAAGACGCTGGTGCTTCTAAACTAGCTGTTGTTAAAGCTGTAAAAGAACTTACTGGTCTAGGTCTTAAAGAGGCTAAAGATCTTGTAGATTCTGCTCCTGCAAACGTAAAAGAAGGTGTTGCTAAAGACGAGGCTGAAGGTCTTAAAAAATCTTTAGAAGAAGCTGGAGCTGTAGTTGAGCTTAAATAA
- the rplJ gene encoding 50S ribosomal protein L10, translated as MTREEKSRVIEDLTAQLTGSNVIYLADISGLDAETTSNLRRACFKAGIKLEVVKNTLIEKAMESSENNYGELPSVLKGNTSIMYAEVGNAPAKVIKEFRKKSDKPLLKGAYINEAVFIGDNQLDSLVALKSKEEVIGDIIGLLQSPAKNVVSALKSGGGKIAGIVKTLSER; from the coding sequence ATGACCAGAGAAGAAAAATCAAGAGTTATTGAAGATTTAACTGCACAGTTAACCGGTTCAAATGTGATCTATCTTGCAGATATATCGGGCCTTGATGCAGAAACTACTTCAAACTTAAGAAGAGCTTGCTTTAAAGCAGGTATCAAGTTAGAGGTTGTTAAAAATACTCTTATTGAGAAAGCAATGGAGTCTTCTGAAAATAACTATGGTGAATTACCATCGGTATTAAAAGGGAACACTTCTATTATGTATGCTGAAGTAGGAAACGCTCCTGCTAAAGTAATCAAAGAATTCCGTAAAAAATCTGATAAGCCTTTATTAAAAGGAGCTTACATTAATGAGGCGGTATTTATCGGCGACAACCAGTTAGATTCTCTTGTTGCTCTTAAATCTAAAGAAGAAGTTATCGGAGACATCATCGGATTACTTCAATCGCCTGCTAAAAATGTTGTTTCTGCTCTTAAATCAGGTGGAGGCAAGATTGCGGGTATTGTTAAAACATTATCTGAAAGATAA
- the rplA gene encoding 50S ribosomal protein L1, producing MAKLTKKQKEAASKIEKNKLYSLKDASALIKTVASAKFDESVDIAVRLGVDPRKANQMVRGVVTLPHGTGKDVRVLALVTPDKEAEAKAAGADHVGLDDYLQKIKDGWTDVDVIITMPSVMGKLGPLGRVLGPRGLMPNPKTGTVTMDVAKAVQEVKAGKIDFKVDKTGIVHAGIGKVSFDADKISENAHEIIQTLIKLKPTAAKGTYIKSIHISSTMSPAIALDPKAV from the coding sequence ATGGCAAAATTGACAAAAAAACAAAAAGAGGCTGCTTCAAAAATTGAAAAGAACAAGCTGTATTCTCTGAAAGATGCTTCTGCATTAATCAAAACAGTTGCTTCTGCAAAATTTGATGAGTCTGTTGATATCGCAGTACGTTTGGGTGTAGATCCTAGGAAAGCGAATCAAATGGTTAGAGGGGTTGTTACATTACCACACGGTACAGGTAAAGACGTTAGAGTACTTGCATTAGTAACTCCTGATAAAGAAGCTGAAGCTAAAGCTGCTGGTGCAGACCACGTAGGTTTAGATGACTACCTTCAAAAAATTAAAGACGGTTGGACAGATGTTGATGTTATCATCACTATGCCAAGCGTTATGGGTAAACTAGGTCCGTTAGGTAGAGTTTTAGGTCCAAGAGGTTTAATGCCTAACCCTAAAACAGGTACTGTAACTATGGACGTTGCAAAAGCTGTTCAGGAAGTGAAAGCTGGTAAAATTGACTTTAAAGTTGATAAAACCGGTATTGTTCACGCCGGAATCGGAAAAGTATCTTTTGATGCTGACAAGATTTCTGAGAACGCTCACGAAATTATTCAAACATTAATCAAATTAAAACCAACTGCAGCAAAAGGTACTTACATTAAGAGTATTCACATCTCTAGTACTATGAGTCCTGCTATTGCTTTAGATCCTAAAGCGGTATAA
- the rplK gene encoding 50S ribosomal protein L11, translating to MAKEISKVVKLQVKGGAANPSPPVGPALGAAGVNIMEFCKQFNARTQDKPGKVLPVQITVYKDKSFEFVVKTPPAAIQLLEAAKLKSGSGEPNRKKVASVTWDQIRAIAEDKMADLNAFTIEKAMSMVAGTARSMGITVSGTAPF from the coding sequence ATGGCTAAAGAAATTAGTAAAGTAGTTAAACTACAAGTTAAGGGAGGTGCTGCGAATCCTTCGCCACCGGTTGGACCTGCTTTGGGGGCTGCTGGAGTTAACATCATGGAGTTCTGTAAGCAATTTAATGCTAGAACTCAGGATAAACCAGGCAAAGTATTACCAGTACAAATTACTGTGTATAAAGACAAGTCTTTTGAATTTGTTGTTAAAACGCCACCTGCAGCTATTCAATTATTAGAAGCTGCTAAGTTAAAGTCGGGTTCAGGTGAACCAAACCGTAAGAAAGTAGCTAGCGTTACTTGGGATCAAATTAGAGCTATTGCAGAAGACAAAATGGCTGACCTAAATGCATTCACTATTGAGAAAGCAATGAGTATGGTTGCCGGAACTGCAAGATCTATGGGTATAACAGTATCAGGAACAGCTCCTTTTTAA
- the nusG gene encoding transcription termination/antitermination protein NusG has protein sequence MTDNNVKKWYVVRAVSGQENKVKNYIETEISRLGMADYVSQVLVPTEKVVQVRDGKKISKDRVYFPGYVMIEANLTGEIPHIIKSISGVIGFLGETKGGDAVPLRLSEVNRMLGKVDELSVKTDNVAIPYVVGETVKVIDGPFNGFNGTVEKVNEDKRKLEVMVKIFGRKTPLELSFMQVEKV, from the coding sequence ATGACTGATAACAATGTCAAAAAATGGTATGTGGTTAGAGCGGTAAGCGGTCAGGAAAATAAAGTTAAAAACTACATCGAAACTGAGATAAGCCGTTTAGGTATGGCTGATTATGTTTCTCAGGTACTTGTTCCTACTGAAAAAGTAGTACAGGTTAGAGATGGTAAGAAAATTAGCAAAGACAGAGTTTATTTTCCGGGATATGTTATGATTGAAGCAAATCTAACCGGAGAAATACCTCATATAATTAAGTCAATTTCCGGAGTTATTGGTTTCCTTGGTGAAACTAAAGGCGGAGACGCTGTGCCGTTACGTCTTTCGGAAGTTAACAGGATGCTGGGTAAAGTAGACGAACTTTCTGTTAAGACAGATAACGTTGCGATACCTTACGTAGTAGGTGAAACAGTTAAAGTTATCGACGGGCCGTTTAACGGATTTAACGGTACAGTTGAGAAGGTTAACGAAGATAAGCGTAAGCTTGAGGTGATGGTTAAGATTTTTGGAAGAAAGACACCATTGGAGTTAAGCTTTATGCAGGTTGAAAAAGTATAA
- the secE gene encoding preprotein translocase subunit SecE, which yields MAKVTNYISEAFTELKTNVTWPEWSEVQRLTIIVAVFSILFALATFAVDRGFEVVVARIYDFLKN from the coding sequence ATGGCAAAGGTTACCAATTATATATCAGAAGCATTTACTGAGTTAAAGACAAATGTAACGTGGCCTGAATGGTCAGAAGTACAGCGATTAACTATTATTGTTGCTGTTTTTTCTATACTTTTTGCTTTAGCAACATTTGCAGTTGATAGAGGGTTTGAAGTTGTTGTTGCGAGAATTTATGATTTCTTAAAAAATTAA
- the tuf gene encoding elongation factor Tu gives MAKETFDRSKPHLNIGTIGHVDHGKTTLTAAITKVLADAGLSEARSFDQIDNAPEEKERGITINTSHVEYATANRHYAHVDCPGHADYVKNMVTGAAQMDGAILVVAATDGPMPQTREHILLGRQVGVPRIVVFMNKVDMVDDAELLELVEMEIRDLLSFYQYDGDNGPVIKGSALGALNGEPKWVDTVMELMDAVDNWIEEPVRDREKPFLMPVEDVFTITGRGTVATGRIETGVANTGDPVEIIGMGADKLTSTITGVEMFRKILDRGEAGDNVGLLLRGIDKADIRRGMVICKPGSVKPHAKFKAEVYILKKEEGGRHTPFHNNYRPQFYVRTTDVTGTINLPAGVEMVMPGDNLTIDVQLLSPIALSVGLRFAIREGGRTVGAGQVTEILD, from the coding sequence ATGGCAAAGGAAACTTTTGATCGTTCCAAACCGCACTTGAATATTGGTACTATTGGACACGTTGACCACGGAAAAACAACTTTGACTGCTGCTATTACTAAAGTATTAGCTGATGCAGGTCTTTCTGAAGCAAGATCATTTGATCAAATTGATAATGCTCCTGAAGAAAAAGAAAGGGGTATTACTATTAATACATCTCACGTAGAGTACGCTACTGCTAACCGTCACTACGCTCACGTTGACTGTCCAGGTCACGCGGATTACGTTAAGAACATGGTTACTGGTGCTGCTCAGATGGACGGTGCTATTCTTGTAGTTGCTGCTACAGATGGTCCAATGCCACAAACTCGTGAGCACATCCTTCTAGGTCGTCAGGTAGGTGTTCCAAGAATCGTTGTATTCATGAACAAAGTGGATATGGTTGATGATGCTGAGCTACTTGAGCTAGTAGAGATGGAAATCCGTGACCTATTATCATTCTATCAGTATGATGGTGATAACGGTCCTGTAATTAAAGGTTCTGCTCTAGGTGCACTTAACGGTGAGCCAAAATGGGTTGATACTGTTATGGAGCTTATGGATGCAGTTGATAACTGGATCGAAGAGCCGGTACGTGATAGAGAGAAGCCATTCCTTATGCCTGTTGAAGACGTATTCACAATCACTGGTCGTGGTACTGTTGCTACAGGTCGTATCGAAACTGGTGTTGCTAACACAGGTGATCCTGTAGAAATCATTGGTATGGGTGCTGACAAATTAACATCTACTATTACAGGTGTTGAGATGTTCCGTAAAATCCTTGACAGAGGTGAAGCTGGTGATAACGTAGGTCTACTTCTTCGTGGTATAGATAAAGCTGATATCCGTCGTGGTATGGTTATCTGTAAGCCAGGATCAGTTAAGCCTCATGCTAAATTCAAAGCAGAGGTTTATATCCTTAAGAAAGAAGAAGGTGGTCGTCACACTCCATTCCATAACAACTACCGTCCTCAGTTCTACGTTCGTACAACTGACGTAACAGGTACTATTAACTTACCTGCAGGTGTTGAGATGGTTATGCCTGGTGATAACCTTACTATTGATGTACAATTACTTAGCCCAATCGCTCTTAGCGTAGGTCTACGTTTCGCTATCCGTGAGGGTGGTAGAACTGTAGGTGCTGGTCAGGTTACTGAAATTCTAGACTAA
- the hpf gene encoding ribosome hibernation-promoting factor, HPF/YfiA family → MKVNVHAVNFNVDRKLVGYVQEKLDKLDKYYDRVVCSDVFFKLDNTSAKINKIAELKVSVPGDEFVVKKQCKTFEEAVMLAADSMERLLVKRKQKVRAHS, encoded by the coding sequence ATGAAAGTAAATGTTCATGCAGTCAACTTTAATGTTGACAGAAAACTGGTTGGCTATGTTCAGGAAAAATTGGATAAGCTTGATAAGTATTATGACAGAGTTGTATGTTCTGATGTGTTTTTTAAACTGGATAATACGAGTGCAAAAATTAATAAGATTGCAGAGCTTAAAGTTAGTGTTCCCGGAGACGAATTTGTAGTCAAAAAACAGTGTAAGACATTTGAGGAGGCTGTAATGTTAGCGGCTGATTCCATGGAGCGTTTATTGGTGAAAAGAAAACAAAAAGTAAGAGCGCATTCATAA
- a CDS encoding tyrosine-type recombinase/integrase: protein MVNSKQAYADYLLKEKNYSLLTLKAYTNDLSEFESFIKQHDESMELEDVVYGHIRGWIVNLVEQGLSNRSVNRKISSLKSFYKFLLRAKQIEINPLQKHKSLKTEKKVQVPFSEKELTAVYEEMEYTDDFDGVRDRLIIELFYTTGMRRAELIGLKLNSYDKGGQTLKVLGKRNKERILPVLSCTAQLITKYLTERNELENIVDRDVLILNRRGQKVSESFVYRLINSYFSVVSAKVKKSPHVLRHTFATHLLNNGADLNSVKELLGHASLSSTQIYTHSSLAELKKVYQEAHPRNRNDS, encoded by the coding sequence ATGGTTAATTCTAAACAGGCATATGCAGACTATCTTTTAAAGGAGAAGAATTATTCTCTTTTAACCCTTAAGGCTTATACTAATGATTTGTCTGAATTTGAGTCTTTTATCAAACAGCATGATGAAAGTATGGAGCTTGAAGATGTGGTTTACGGTCACATTAGGGGTTGGATAGTAAATTTGGTAGAGCAGGGTTTGTCTAACCGCTCGGTAAACCGAAAGATATCTTCGCTTAAATCGTTTTATAAATTTTTACTTCGTGCAAAGCAGATTGAGATCAATCCGCTTCAAAAACACAAATCGCTTAAAACGGAAAAAAAAGTACAGGTTCCTTTTTCTGAAAAAGAGCTTACTGCTGTATATGAAGAAATGGAATATACTGATGATTTTGATGGTGTTAGGGACAGGCTTATTATTGAGCTATTTTATACAACAGGTATGCGTAGGGCAGAGCTTATTGGTTTAAAGCTCAACTCGTATGATAAAGGCGGGCAGACTTTAAAGGTTTTGGGTAAGAGAAATAAGGAGAGGATATTGCCAGTTTTGAGCTGTACTGCTCAACTTATTACAAAATATCTTACAGAAAGAAATGAGCTTGAAAATATAGTAGACAGAGATGTGTTAATTTTAAACAGGAGGGGTCAAAAAGTGAGTGAATCTTTTGTTTATAGGTTAATAAATAGTTACTTTAGTGTTGTCTCTGCTAAGGTTAAAAAGAGTCCTCATGTGTTGCGTCATACTTTCGCTACACATTTACTCAATAACGGAGCAGATTTAAACTCAGTAAAAGAATTATTAGGTCACGCAAGTTTGTCTTCTACTCAAATATACACGCACAGCAGTCTTGCGGAGCTTAAAAAAGTATATCAGGAAGCGCATCCCCGTAACCGAAATGATTCATAA
- the rpsU gene encoding 30S ribosomal protein S21 yields MLIIPIKDGENIDRALKRYKRKFDKTGVVRQLRSRQQFTKPSVVRRAQIQKAAYIQTLRDSVEN; encoded by the coding sequence ATGTTGATTATACCAATTAAAGACGGAGAGAATATCGATAGAGCTCTAAAGCGCTACAAGAGAAAATTTGATAAAACAGGAGTTGTTAGACAACTAAGAAGTCGTCAGCAGTTCACGAAACCATCTGTTGTAAGAAGAGCTCAAATCCAGAAAGCAGCTTATATCCAAACATTAAGAGACTCAGTAGAGAACTAA
- a CDS encoding alpha-amylase, with translation MKYIFTLLFALALISCSDEADVKDDIQTSQEVTTPVFNTKAIGSKVMMQAFYWDVPAGGTWWNTVKGKVPAWKNAGIDAIWLPPATKAQNGPYSMGYDPFDYFDFGSYNQMGSTETRFGSLSEIQSLISTAHTNGISVIADIVINHNSGGASQANPFTGGNTWTDFQPASGLFNRSYYDFHPNDVHSGDSGSFGGYPDLCHDKQYVQDWLYNNSNSIAKYYKNVMGFDGWRFDYVKGFEPWVVKNFKNAAGGFAVGEYWDGNAATLEWWANQAEASAFDFACYYRMRDAFMGNDLTQLNGDMLLKRNSYKAVTFVANHDTDEIYNNKLLAYAYIMTHEGYPCVFYRDYEEWLDKNKMNNLIWIHNNKASGNTTYLYADNDEYVARRNGSPGLVVYINNSNSWQERWVDTNWANTVIKDYTGNSGWEPTTQGDTWVKIQAPPHGYTVWSVK, from the coding sequence ATGAAATACATATTTACTCTACTGTTCGCTTTGGCTTTAATAAGCTGTAGCGATGAAGCGGATGTTAAAGATGACATCCAGACAAGTCAGGAGGTTACCACTCCGGTATTCAATACAAAGGCTATAGGTTCTAAGGTTATGATGCAGGCCTTTTACTGGGATGTTCCGGCTGGTGGTACATGGTGGAATACTGTAAAAGGTAAAGTGCCTGCATGGAAAAACGCCGGTATAGATGCTATATGGCTTCCTCCGGCTACTAAGGCGCAAAATGGCCCGTATTCAATGGGATACGATCCTTTTGATTATTTTGATTTTGGAAGCTATAATCAAATGGGTAGTACAGAAACACGCTTCGGGTCTCTGTCAGAGATTCAGTCGCTTATTTCTACGGCTCACACAAATGGTATAAGTGTTATAGCTGATATCGTTATTAATCACAACAGCGGTGGTGCTTCGCAGGCTAATCCTTTTACGGGAGGTAATACATGGACTGATTTTCAGCCGGCATCGGGATTGTTTAACAGGTCTTATTATGATTTTCATCCTAATGATGTGCATTCCGGAGATTCCGGTTCATTTGGCGGATATCCTGATTTGTGTCATGATAAGCAATATGTACAGGACTGGTTGTATAACAACTCTAACTCCATAGCTAAATATTATAAGAATGTAATGGGGTTTGACGGTTGGCGCTTTGATTATGTAAAAGGTTTTGAACCGTGGGTGGTTAAGAACTTTAAGAATGCTGCAGGAGGTTTTGCTGTAGGAGAGTATTGGGACGGTAACGCTGCTACTTTAGAGTGGTGGGCTAATCAGGCTGAGGCCAGTGCTTTTGACTTTGCATGTTATTACAGGATGAGGGATGCGTTTATGGGTAATGATCTTACTCAGCTAAACGGAGATATGCTTTTAAAACGTAATTCTTATAAAGCTGTAACTTTTGTTGCAAACCACGATACCGATGAGATATATAATAATAAGTTATTGGCGTATGCTTACATAATGACGCATGAAGGCTATCCTTGTGTGTTTTACAGGGATTATGAAGAGTGGCTGGATAAGAATAAGATGAATAACCTTATATGGATACATAATAATAAGGCTTCGGGTAACACAACTTATCTTTATGCAGATAATGATGAGTATGTGGCAAGAAGAAACGGTAGCCCGGGGCTGGTGGTTTATATTAATAATAGTAATTCATGGCAGGAAAGGTGGGTAGATACTAACTGGGCTAATACAGTTATAAAGGATTATACGGGTAATTCCGGTTGGGAGCCTACTACTCAGGGTGATACCTGGGTAAAAATTCAGGCGCCCCCTCATGGGTATACTGTTTGGTCGGTAAAATAA